Proteins found in one Aspergillus chevalieri M1 DNA, chromosome 2, nearly complete sequence genomic segment:
- a CDS encoding ankyrin repeat domain-containing protein (COG:M;~EggNog:ENOG410PZYC;~InterPro:IPR002110,IPR036770,IPR020683;~PFAM:PF13857,PF12796,PF00023,PF13637,PF13606;~go_function: GO:0005515 - protein binding [Evidence IEA]): protein MKAKDEQLFQAASTGNLSTISSILAEYSPPPETLQQTIVKAIYPNANLSVVTELLHRQFPDLPLSEDMIRWSCYTGSIPIAEAILAKDPQAYTGSFDDESGTPMVLAVQSRKSYEFLSYLLSHGADPFLHHGRYAPLFPAAVLRYHGGLDAVAAMMDHGVNLQHQNILLGAVSHGYLELARYLLAHGVTPENDQSMDNQSKVPVLHIAVSNGDIRMVQLLLEYGARVDVKDDQGLTTVQVAEKMQHSKIIELLKASLC from the coding sequence ATGAAAGCAAAAGACGAGCAGTTGTTCCAAGCCGCCTCTACCGGCAATCTCTCTACAATTTCCAGTATTCTAGCAGAATACAGCCCTCCCCCAGAAACACTCCAGCAGACAATCGTGAAAGCAATCTACCCCAATGCCAACCTGTCTGTAGTCACAGAACTACTACACCGACAATTCCCTGATCTCCCCCTCTCAGAAGACATGATCCGCTGGTCCTGTTATACCGGCTCAATCCCCATTGCCGAAGCAATCCTCGCCAAAGACCCCCAGGCCTATACCGGCAGCTTTGATGACGAAAGTGGAACTCCCATGGTCCTCGCAGTCCAAAGTCGAAAATCATATGAGTTTCTTTCCTATCTGCTCTCCCATGGTGCAGACCCATTTCTGCACCACGGTCGATATGCGCCACTATTTCCTGCTGCTGTGCTTCGCTACCATGGTGGGCTGGATGCTGTGGCAGCCATGATGGACCATGGGGTCAATCTTCAGCATCAGAATATTCTTTTGGGGGCTGTTAGTCATGGATACCTGGAGTTGGCTCGGTATCTGTTGGCCCATGGGGTAACACCAGAAAATGATCAATCAATGGACAACCAGAGCAAAGTACCGGTATTACATATAGCGGTTTCTAATGGCGACATCAGAATGGTTCAGCTTCTTTTAGAGTATGGAGCAAGGGTAGATGTAAAGGATGATCAGGGATTAACAACAGTGCAAGTTGCCGAGAAAATGCAGCACTCGAAAATTATTGAATTGTTGAAAGCTAGTCTATGTTGA
- a CDS encoding uncharacterized protein (COG:S;~EggNog:ENOG410PZS0) yields the protein MARWLEENTCIGDNTIFYTTPANERDAEQFSNQVGGTYYGVLIDQRMKKVNGATEDGIFWKWVDACGGTPEEENKVAHHVSQALAMKATGPTYLMLPKGATPKPSSFWLVDEWPMLKKRGIKVTQVQPQTFDQTPYNGP from the coding sequence ATGGCCAGATGGCTCGAGGAAAACACCTGCATCGGCGATAACACTATTTTCTACACCACGCCCGCCAATGAACGCGATGCCGAACAGTTCTCCAACCAGGTTGGCGGAACATACTACGGTGTGCTCATCGACCAGCGCATGAAGAAGGTTAACGGCGCAACGGAAGATGGAATTTTTTGGAAATGGGTGGACGCGTGTGGTGGTACCCCTGAGGAGGAGAATAAAGTGGCACATCACGTTAGCCAGGCGCTTGCAATGAAGGCGACGGGGCCGACGTATCTCATGCTGCCCAAGGGGGCAACACCAAAGCCGAGTTCATTCTGGTTAGTGGACGAGTGGCCTATGTTGAAAAAGAGGGGGATCAAAGTCACGCAGGTGCAGCCACAAACATTCGATCAGACCCCTTATAATGGTCCTTGA